The following proteins are co-located in the Planococcus plakortidis genome:
- a CDS encoding YuzB family protein — MNPIIEFCMSNLANGSEESFAKLEQDPNLDVLEYGCLSYCSQCAESLFALVNGEIVEADSPEELTKKIYEFIEENPLF; from the coding sequence ATGAACCCGATAATTGAATTTTGCATGAGCAATCTTGCCAATGGTTCTGAAGAGTCTTTTGCAAAATTAGAACAGGACCCGAACCTGGACGTGCTCGAATATGGCTGTTTAAGCTATTGCAGCCAATGTGCCGAATCGCTCTTTGCACTTGTGAATGGAGAAATCGTGGAAGCGGACAGCCCTGAAGAGCTGACCAAGAAAATATATGAGTTCATTGAAGAAAACCCTTTGTTTTAA
- a CDS encoding NAD(P)/FAD-dependent oxidoreductase, with translation MKKLVLLGGGYGNMRVLLRLLPNNFPQDMEIILIDRTPFHSMKTEFYALAAGTESDQEVRVPFPEHERLKIVNGEIREIGLEEKCIFLEDGQRIAYDELIIGLGCIDKYHGVPGADEFTYSIQTIGNSRKTYEALLGLKSGATVGVVGAGLSGIELASELRESRSDLKIKLFDRSPRILRDFPERLSNFVKKWFENNNVDVVSNSNITKVEPNLLYNHEETIPVDAVVWTAGIQPVKPVRDLNLESDNSGRVIINQYHQLPNDENVYVVGDCAALPMAPSAQLAEEQAEQIVKVLRTKWKGEPLPETMPEIKLKGFLGSLGKKQGFAYLADRTVTGRIARLMKSGVLWMYKWHNG, from the coding sequence ATGAAGAAATTAGTCTTACTAGGTGGCGGCTACGGCAATATGCGGGTCTTGCTTCGGCTCTTGCCGAATAACTTCCCGCAGGACATGGAAATCATCCTGATTGACCGCACACCTTTCCACAGCATGAAAACTGAATTTTACGCCCTGGCTGCAGGAACCGAATCCGACCAGGAAGTGCGCGTCCCGTTCCCGGAGCACGAACGCCTGAAAATCGTCAATGGCGAAATACGGGAAATCGGGCTTGAGGAGAAATGCATCTTCTTAGAAGACGGACAGCGCATTGCGTACGATGAATTGATCATCGGACTCGGTTGCATCGACAAATACCACGGCGTTCCTGGGGCAGATGAATTCACGTACAGCATCCAGACCATCGGCAACTCGCGGAAAACCTATGAAGCCTTGCTTGGATTGAAGTCCGGCGCGACTGTAGGCGTCGTCGGTGCAGGGCTCAGCGGCATCGAACTCGCCAGTGAATTGCGCGAAAGCCGCAGTGATCTGAAGATCAAGCTATTTGACCGTAGCCCGCGAATTTTGCGCGACTTCCCGGAACGTCTCAGCAACTTCGTCAAGAAATGGTTCGAAAACAACAATGTCGATGTCGTCTCCAATTCGAATATCACGAAAGTGGAACCGAATCTTCTGTATAACCATGAGGAAACGATTCCAGTCGATGCAGTCGTCTGGACGGCAGGGATCCAGCCGGTCAAGCCGGTTCGTGATTTGAATCTGGAAAGCGACAACAGCGGGCGTGTCATCATCAACCAATACCACCAATTGCCGAACGATGAAAATGTCTATGTCGTAGGCGATTGTGCAGCACTTCCGATGGCGCCTTCTGCACAACTCGCAGAAGAACAAGCCGAACAGATCGTCAAAGTGCTGCGCACCAAATGGAAAGGCGAGCCATTGCCTGAAACGATGCCGGAGATCAAGCTGAAAGGCTTCCTCGGGTCGCTTGGGAAAAAACAAGGATTCGCCTACCTCGCCGACCGCACTGTCACCGGACGCATTGCGCGTTTGATGAAATCAGGCGTCTTGTGGATGTATAAATGGCATAATGGGTAA
- a CDS encoding YuzD family protein, which translates to MTKIPNIEVYGTDQICASCVNAPSSKDTYEWLEAAISRKYKGQPFSISYIDIEKPLQDAKRQEYAERILEDEFFYPLVLIEGEVVGEGYIQLKPVYQELEKHGFSAAE; encoded by the coding sequence ATGACAAAAATCCCGAACATCGAAGTTTACGGTACCGACCAGATCTGCGCCAGCTGTGTAAATGCCCCGTCGTCCAAGGATACGTATGAATGGCTTGAGGCGGCCATTTCGAGAAAATACAAAGGCCAGCCATTTTCAATAAGCTATATCGATATTGAGAAACCGCTGCAAGATGCCAAACGGCAGGAATACGCGGAGCGCATCTTGGAAGATGAATTTTTCTACCCGCTCGTGTTGATTGAAGGCGAAGTCGTTGGCGAAGGTTATATCCAATTAAAGCCTGTCTATCAAGAACTCGAAAAACACGGCTTTTCCGCTGCAGAATAA
- a CDS encoding HesB/IscA family protein, giving the protein MTQVVEITEAASFQVKEMMRHNEEEGSFLRVAVKGGGCSGLTYGMGFEQEASDTDDQYEQHGIRILINKEDAPILQGTIVDYKQSLMGGGFTIDNPNAIASCGCGTSFRTAKKAGTPENC; this is encoded by the coding sequence ATGACACAAGTTGTAGAAATTACAGAAGCCGCTTCTTTCCAAGTGAAGGAAATGATGCGCCATAACGAAGAGGAAGGATCTTTTCTGCGTGTAGCTGTAAAAGGCGGCGGCTGCAGTGGCCTGACATATGGCATGGGTTTCGAGCAGGAAGCTTCTGATACGGACGATCAATATGAACAGCACGGTATCCGCATCTTGATCAATAAAGAAGATGCGCCGATCCTTCAAGGCACTATCGTGGATTATAAGCAATCCTTGATGGGCGGCGGGTTCACGATCGACAACCCGAATGCGATTGCTTCGTGTGGCTGCGGAACCAGCTTCCGCACCGCAAAAAAAGCAGGGACGCCTGAAAATTGCTGA
- a CDS encoding NAD(P)/FAD-dependent oxidoreductase, translating into MKRPSILVLGAGYGGLTTVVNLQKEFGTDAADITLINKNEYHYESTWLHEAAAGTLLPEQVRYDIKDVIDTGKVNFVQATVEGIDVDSKKVTTDNGEFTYDYLVIGLGFEGETFGIEGLDTYALSIANVKAARYIREHIEFQFATWSTEEVKNDSRLTIVVGGAGFTGIEFLGELANRVPELCKEYDVPREKVRVICVEAAPMVLPGFDPELVDYAVGHLQAKGIEFSIGTPVVEATPEGVKIKKNDDEFEFIHAGTVVWAAGVRGNRLIEETSIESMRARVKVEKDMRAPGYSDVFIVGDCALMINEETNRPYPPTAQIAMQQGERIAKNIKALAGEGSTEEFVPDLKGTVCSLGDEDAIGVVFGKKVTGKRASFMKKMIDNRALYMIGGAGLVLKKGKFNVL; encoded by the coding sequence TTGAAAAGACCGTCAATATTAGTATTAGGTGCAGGCTATGGTGGATTGACCACTGTAGTGAACTTGCAGAAAGAATTTGGGACAGACGCTGCGGACATTACGCTCATCAACAAAAACGAATATCATTATGAAAGCACATGGCTACATGAAGCGGCAGCAGGTACATTGCTACCGGAACAAGTGCGCTACGATATCAAAGATGTCATCGATACCGGCAAAGTGAACTTTGTTCAAGCCACTGTCGAAGGCATCGACGTAGACAGCAAGAAAGTCACGACTGACAACGGGGAGTTCACATACGATTACCTGGTCATCGGACTTGGTTTTGAAGGGGAAACATTCGGAATCGAAGGCCTCGACACGTATGCGTTGTCGATCGCCAATGTAAAGGCTGCGCGTTACATCCGCGAGCACATCGAATTCCAATTTGCGACATGGTCCACTGAAGAAGTGAAGAACGACAGCCGCTTGACCATTGTTGTCGGTGGAGCCGGTTTCACAGGGATTGAATTCCTTGGGGAACTTGCGAACCGCGTACCTGAACTTTGTAAAGAGTATGACGTGCCGCGTGAAAAAGTACGGGTTATCTGTGTAGAAGCTGCACCGATGGTCTTGCCAGGATTCGATCCGGAATTGGTAGACTATGCAGTCGGCCATCTTCAAGCGAAAGGCATCGAATTTTCTATCGGAACGCCAGTAGTGGAAGCGACTCCTGAAGGCGTGAAGATCAAGAAGAACGATGATGAGTTTGAATTCATCCATGCCGGCACAGTCGTCTGGGCAGCGGGTGTCCGCGGCAATCGCTTGATCGAGGAAACATCGATCGAAAGCATGCGCGCACGCGTCAAAGTCGAAAAAGACATGCGTGCACCAGGTTATTCCGATGTATTCATCGTCGGGGACTGCGCATTGATGATCAACGAAGAAACGAATCGCCCATACCCGCCGACTGCACAAATTGCGATGCAGCAAGGCGAGCGCATTGCGAAAAACATCAAGGCGCTTGCAGGTGAAGGGTCGACAGAAGAATTTGTTCCTGACTTGAAAGGAACTGTCTGCTCACTTGGCGATGAAGATGCGATCGGCGTTGTCTTCGGCAAGAAAGTGACAGGCAAACGAGCGTCCTTCATGAAGAAAATGATCGACAACCGCGCCTTGTACATGATCGGTGGAGCCGGCCTTGTCTTGAAAAAAGGTAAATTTAACGTACTATAA
- a CDS encoding NUDIX domain-containing protein codes for MSKSKRGDVWLGAAGLVVNQNNEWLVVKKRYGGLHGKWSLPAGFVEKDETIDQAALREVKEETGIDCDLIGMIGFRSGVIKGRVSDNMGVFLLRPLQVNQPILAQQDELYEAAWRSPEDLSSDGDASVMLHEMASYIVEEGLEPIEDVDPGHIFGYTDYKLFFRHRE; via the coding sequence ATGTCAAAAAGTAAAAGGGGAGATGTCTGGCTCGGCGCTGCAGGGCTGGTCGTCAATCAAAACAATGAGTGGCTCGTCGTCAAGAAGCGTTATGGCGGGCTGCATGGGAAATGGTCGCTGCCTGCAGGATTTGTCGAGAAAGACGAAACAATCGACCAAGCGGCCTTGAGGGAAGTGAAAGAAGAAACCGGCATTGACTGTGACTTGATCGGAATGATCGGTTTTCGTTCGGGAGTCATCAAAGGGAGAGTCAGCGATAACATGGGGGTGTTCTTACTGCGCCCGTTACAGGTAAACCAACCCATTCTGGCGCAGCAAGACGAGCTCTACGAAGCTGCATGGCGCTCCCCTGAAGACTTATCAAGTGATGGGGATGCTTCGGTGATGCTACATGAAATGGCTTCATACATAGTGGAGGAAGGGCTTGAGCCGATTGAGGATGTAGATCCCGGCCATATATTTGGCTACACCGATTATAAATTATTTTTCCGCCATAGGGAGTGA
- a CDS encoding YuiA family protein: MTVFKKRATGNHCPYCAGQGYFQLRLGGSETCSCCSGSGKNK, from the coding sequence ATGACAGTCTTCAAGAAAAGAGCAACTGGCAACCATTGCCCATACTGCGCGGGCCAAGGATATTTCCAATTACGGTTGGGCGGCTCCGAAACGTGCTCCTGCTGTTCAGGATCCGGGAAAAACAAATAA
- a CDS encoding YuiB family protein — MNSSFTIVQLIISILLFYVMFFGIGFLLNMLLRMTWLMAVVYPVVILLVIDDVGVFDYFTAPGESFSMLGETIQSLTGSDIAVLTAGFLGAVTSGIVMKILRKMGYQMF, encoded by the coding sequence ATGAACAGTTCATTTACTATTGTCCAATTAATCATTTCCATCCTGCTTTTTTACGTGATGTTTTTCGGCATCGGCTTTTTACTGAACATGCTGCTGCGCATGACGTGGCTGATGGCGGTTGTATACCCTGTGGTCATTTTGCTCGTCATCGATGATGTTGGCGTGTTTGATTACTTTACGGCACCGGGCGAGTCCTTTTCGATGCTCGGGGAGACGATCCAATCCTTGACAGGCAGCGATATTGCCGTACTGACGGCCGGGTTCCTCGGCGCTGTCACTTCCGGGATCGTCATGAAAATATTGCGCAAGATGGGCTATCAAATGTTTTGA
- a CDS encoding divergent PAP2 family protein yields MELLSNTPLMIALFAIFFAQFVKIPIQYAVTRELSWGLFTSTGGMPSSHSAAVTSLTTAVAYEAGISSTVFAVSALFAVITMYDATGVRFQAGQQALTINRLRQDLNNFMEETRKWPSKKEEEKIEELKTLLGHKPSEVFMGALTGIALSVIFYSML; encoded by the coding sequence ATGGAACTCTTATCCAATACACCATTGATGATCGCGTTGTTTGCGATTTTTTTCGCCCAGTTCGTTAAAATCCCGATTCAGTATGCGGTCACGCGTGAATTGAGTTGGGGTCTTTTCACTTCAACTGGCGGAATGCCGAGTTCCCATTCTGCCGCTGTTACCTCTCTGACAACCGCTGTCGCTTATGAGGCCGGCATTTCATCCACCGTATTCGCGGTATCCGCCTTATTTGCGGTAATTACGATGTATGACGCGACAGGCGTGCGTTTCCAGGCTGGGCAACAGGCATTGACCATTAACCGTTTGCGCCAGGATCTCAATAATTTCATGGAGGAAACACGCAAATGGCCATCGAAAAAAGAGGAAGAGAAAATCGAGGAACTCAAGACGCTGCTCGGCCATAAACCGAGTGAAGTGTTCATGGGGGCGCTGACTGGAATCGCGCTGTCCGTTATCTTCTACAGCATGCTATAG